The Daphnia carinata strain CSIRO-1 chromosome 9, CSIRO_AGI_Dcar_HiC_V3, whole genome shotgun sequence nucleotide sequence TATATTGACTTAATTCTATTCTTATTCGGACTAcctttcgttttattttaccAAGGAATTTACCTGTCATTAGCCGGGGATTTTACGAGGAAAATAACCGGCGATAAACGTAAATGTCAGGCGCTTATCAGTAAATGTGATAAAACTCTGTCAAAAACATAACTTAATTACGTCATCCATCACACACAGTCCTGCCAGCCAGAATGTCTCCCGACCATTGTCATAAACTTTtggtctaaaaaaaaaacagactttACACATTGTCAGCAAATTTGACTCGCACGTGGAAGCCAACAGATGTGTAGTGCTACTGTTCCCGTCATTAATTGTCGCTGTCATTTGTACATCATGAGTGTAATTCTCGTTTGCGTGTTGAGGAATGAAACGTATGAGGAAAAAGTTGCATAGTACATTGGCAGCTGCTTAGTTCGTGCGATAAGTCGCATGGACAGACACAGacgcttcgaaaaaaaatatgcgcTTGAAACCTCGACGGGATTAGCTAGGCAAGTCTCTCAGTCTACGCAGTACAAGTCGGTCAGGTAGCAACGCAAGCATTTTTTGGGAAAAGTGAAAATGTCGGAAGAATATATTGTGAGTAATCTAAATCAATTTTTACTAGTCTTTATCATTTCGATTCGATTTCGCTTACACGTGTGAGCGAGATCGATTCGCTTAAATATTGTACAATTGCTCTCAttactgtttctttttaataatttaattcatAGCCTCGAAACCCATTCAATCGTAAACAACGGACGTATATCAAGTGGTATGTCAAGGCATCCCTGGAACAATATTTCTGCCAGAACAATAGGCCGTCCGTCCAGGAAATGGCCTTCCTGGCGGATTCGCTCCACATGGACAAGAAGGTAGTTAGTGTTTGGTTTTACAATCGACGACAAAAGGAGAAACGTACATCATTGCTGATACCTAACTTAACACATCAACCGGCAATCTTGAGTAACGAAAGTCTAACAATTAATCAACAAAGAACAATAAGCTATCAAGCAATCAGATTGGTTGACATGTTAAAGGTGAGATCCGTACTGATTGGTCTGCACAATGGAATAGATACGTACGTCTTCCCGTTGAACAGACATTCAGCACAAAATTCAAGAACTATTGaacgcttttcttttggtctACCCGACgagcaaagagagaaaaggacAATTTTTGTGTTAGGGACAAAAGGTCCATACCACAAGAAATTCATCAACAATATCATCAACCACGTCGTCGATGTTCAACCGAAAGAcaagtttcgttttcaaatggTTGAAGAAGATGAGCCTAGCCAGACAACGAATTGCATTTCGGTCTACGATATCCATTACGTTCAAGGATTTCGGATTCCTTATTCGCTGACAATTGTTGTTACGCCCTACTTGGCCGATTCGGAAGGGTTGGATTTTTTTGGGAACCAAAAAATTGCAGAAATCTTAAGTGGATTCGTTGAAGACAAGGAAGGGATTAAAGAACTGGACATGATTTGCAATGTGATCACAAAGGCAGATACAAATCGATCGGTTTTATCCATCTTTGCCAAGGATGTCGAGGAGAACGTTAACAGCTGGGAACTGACTGAAGATTTTCTGGGGAATCTGGACTCCTGGCGAGAAGttattcaacattttttcgcCATGCTTGCTAGGATGAAGGCCAAGTCTCTTTCGTTGACGAAAGCCGTTTTGgaccagagaaaaaaattatgcatgGAAGTGGAGAGACTTCAGACAATTGTCTCTGTAGGATTGGCCAAAATGGAAGAGATGGGTATTGCAAACCAGGCACTGATGTACCACCAAGCACAgactgaaatgaaaatgaaacaaaggaATTATTTGCAGCAACGTCTTTCAGATTCGGCTGTCatgaattttccttttcgagAGAATTACATGTGGAATTTGCACTATGATCAGCTACTTGGATTGCGATTTGATGAAAATGATTACGATGTTGCAGTGACATGGCACTCCAAAGTGCTGCAGAATGACTTGCTTCAGAATGGGATATCTATGCTGAAACTGGTGCATTCCATTTGGCAATGCATTTTACACCTCAACACGATTACCCTGTACAGGAATACATTCTTGAGCCAAAAGGTGTTTCGCCTCATTGTTGAAGCTGAGCAGCAATTAACACAACTAGGAATTCAATAATATAAAGTACGTAATATTTTAAGCCTTCTCAAAGACTATGCCCCACATACCGCTGTAGTCCATCCAATCTTGGTTGCTTCGTATAATGCTTGTGGGTTACATATGGTGTTGATAATCGTTAATTTTCCTAAGAAACTGTTCCTCCGATTTTCGTCGTTGCAAGCAACGAATGTGTAGACAGctttggtttttcattttttcgtaATAAAACTGTTGAGAACATAATAAATAGCACGGAAATTTTTGCCCCAATTTTGGGGACAAaatacgttttcttttcgtactATTTGAAGTGTGGTGGGAAAACGAGTTTTGAGCGCCTTCGTTCTGTCGTCATTTTGGCGCCAAAATAGTTGAAATTATGACCGCCAGATGCCATTGTATGACTCGAaacgccattttttgttttattgtcgGCCTTCCATTCCAAACTGGCGACCTTGCGCAGTACTCCCTGAGGCCATCAGCCCTGCTCGACAGCCATTGGGGGAGAGAGAGCTCAAGTTTGATATATGCACGGCACACACAGCTACCGCCCTCCCCTCCACGTTTCAGGGAACCTGCGTCTATGCCTCGCAGTTGAGTTTTAGCCTTCAGTTGTAGAGTCGAGTGTCTCGTCGGTGGTTCGTTAGCGAAGCCTAcgaagccttttttttatattcggAGCTGGCTGGCTGGGTCGCGTGCATTTTCCCCcaatccttattttttttttcctccctccctccTTTTCATTTCAACTTTGGCACTcgaagataaaaagaaaaaacgcgACGAAATTACGAATCTCCACCAGTTTTTGTTCTctgcacgtttttttttgttttactgtgTCTGCTGCTGCGTGTGTTGTTCTGTTATCGATTCCCAGTCGAAAGAGTTTTCCTCTctcgtgtgtgcgtgtgtgtgaaCAAACGACATGGCGTCATCTGAGATCGgtagctgaaaaaaaaaaacaaactcgaaTTTTGCCCCTTAAAAAAATCCAACGTTCTTGCACTAAATGGAATTTTAAGCTTTGGAAAAATcagtgtgtgtttttttggcGCCCGAAATcgacaaagaaaaaggcgaaacattaagaaaaacaattgagaaACACAAGTCACAGGCGAGATCAATGGCTGCCGCCAAAACGAGTGTGCACAGTTCAGTTCCAACTGGTCCCATGTTTGGATTAATTTTAATGATGGCGTGGTCGACGAGCTGGGCGTCGTCGTGGCAAGAAAATGTCAAGCCCATCATGACCGTCAATTACGGTAAGTCccttaatatttttttcgccAATGAACCCCAGTTTTCATCGAAATTACGCCTttgaaaaaagacaaaaatgaatCCACACGGCGTGGACAGGAAATGTTGAATTCGAAAGAAGAACAGAATTCATTCCTGTTGCTTGTTCACCCTCCCCAGTTCTCGAaataaagaaaggaagaataacaagacacacacacaccctgAAGGTGATGTGCCCTTCTTACCAGCTGCTGTCGCGTGCGGCCATCTTTCTTTCATGTTCGTCTGGTCTGCCAGATGGTCACCTGATGTGTGTTGTGttatttccatttgaaatgaagaaggggggggggggaaacattCGAATCAAATCTTGAGAAAGTCtattaaagagagaaaatgtgCACTGACCGTACGATATTTAGTGGATCAATTCGCTCATTAAGTTTAAATGGAGGGGAAAACATTCTCTCTTctcaaaaagattttttttttttttttttctaaacatctACCGAAAATAGCAACAGTGGTTTCTATATTTTATTGTAGGAAAGGGTTTTTTCTGAATCCTTTTGTTGTTCCAgagaagagttttttttcttcttcttcttcttccagcgGATCAAATGGGCATAGGGGGGTCCAGGTGGGACAATCTCCaccttctctttttattttttattattattgttcgTTTGGGTGCGTTTCACCATAAATCGtcttttgtgtgcgtgtgtgtgtgtgtggttgtTCCAGgtgaaaatcatttgaaaggTTCTCTCTCTACATTTGAACCTGTCGTCTCtacccatttttttattcgtttttcccttttttatttgtgggTTGGGTTGGCCGGAATCTAATtcgttgaaaatgaattaaaattttctcttcttcttttaaaagaaaaacaaaaaaatgaaacgacatTTTTCACGGTTGAGGGACgaagagaaaatcaaaagtTTTCACGAAATCCTCTTGAATTGCGATCATTTCccgttataaaaaaatattcaatctcgactttgttttttttttcctttcacattttaaagaagaaaccaCTTCCGGCAGGATGTCTTGTCTCTCGtagaaataaaacacacacacgaaataGAGAAAGGGTCTCATAACttaaacaaattcattcagTTTAACCTGTTGACCTGGATGTCATTCCCCTCCCCTCATTTCCATCACACACGTTAGATCAAATGTGAATTTTCActtggaaagaaaaggagggaaCACACGAAGTTTGTGAGCGTACCTGTTTTTTGCGGTTATTAGGACAACATCTAATATTACCAACGTTTTCACATGCGAGACGGACTTGGTGTTTTATAGGACAAgtgaagggggaggggggccaCACGGTGTTGGTTTACtttaacgaaaaagaaaatgatgattcTCATCAGCCATTGCCAATGGAGGAGCTCTTTTACTTTAAGTAGCTTGAGCAACAGGGTCCTCCTCGCCCCCTTTGCTGGCCAAAGAAGTTTCGTGTTTCGCAGCTCATCCGGGGGGGGGGTTtagaacttgttttttttttttttgtccatttttGACTCATCATCAGCTGGATTACATCTTTTCACACAactttttggttgttttttttttcttttttaaagcaattgtTTAATGATTCGTGACGTGATGAATCAccacgctcttttttttttcatttgtgcGGATTTATGTGTGGCGTTTTGTTGATGCACATCGACGTTAAAGGCAGTACGGGAATGGGTTATGTGTCGATTGAATGTCTTGTgtggagggagggggggggaggagctTTGTGTCTTGGGAGGCATTCCGGAGCTGTTTTTGTgggtggaaaaaaagaagggaccAGTAGCCTTTCATCCAGCAGcccgttttcttcttccatggaaataaataaataaaaaaaaaaaagaagggaaaaatatatatccaGGGGCGCCCCTGGGTCGTTCTTTGTGGCCCTGGCAACTGGACAAACCGTTCGTATCTCTCATCCATCATccccgtttttattttattttatttttttttccttctttcgtgttctctttctatttatccttgttttctctctttttcctcacTCCGCGGGGAAATCATTTCGAAagagcagaaagaaaaaaaaaagttccaaaACTGTTACGTTCGTTTCTTTGACGTTCTCGTGTTTTTATCCGGCCCTCCTCTTTTCCTCCTTCGCTTTTCCATACGTTCGTGCCATTCTCCAGTGGACTCTTTGAGTGTCTCTTTAAGCGCCTCTCTTTCacctt carries:
- the LOC132087724 gene encoding uncharacterized protein LOC132087724; this translates as MAFLADSLHMDKKVVSVWFYNRRQKEKRTSLLIPNLTHQPAILSNESLTINQQRTISYQAIRLVDMLKVRSVLIGLHNGIDTYVFPLNRHSAQNSRTIERFSFGLPDEQREKRTIFVLGTKGPYHKKFINNIINHVVDVQPKDKFRFQMVEEDEPSQTTNCISVYDIHYVQGFRIPYSLTIVVTPYLADSEGLDFFGNQKIAEILSGFVEDKEGIKELDMICNVITKADTNRSVLSIFAKDVEENVNSWELTEDFLGNLDSWREVIQHFFAMLARMKAKSLSLTKAVLDQRKKLCMEVERLQTIVSVGLAKMEEMGIANQALMYHQAQTEMKMKQRNYLQQRLSDSAVMNFPFRENYMWNLHYDQLLGLRFDENDYDVAVTWHSKVLQNDLLQNGISMLKLVHSIWQCILHLNTITLYRNTFLSQKVFRLIVEAEQQLTQLGIQ